The Zingiber officinale cultivar Zhangliang chromosome 9A, Zo_v1.1, whole genome shotgun sequence genome window below encodes:
- the LOC122021216 gene encoding chalcone synthase 2-like: MAKVQEIRRSQRAEGPAAILAIGTATPANVVYQADYADNYFRMTKSEHLTELKEKFKRMCDKSMIRKRYMHLTEEMLRENPNMCAYMEPSLDERQEIVVVEVPKLGKEAAAKAIKEWGQPKSKITHLIFCTTTSVDMPVADYQITKLLGLRPSVNRYMMYQQGCFAAGTVLRLAKDLAENNRGARVLVVCSEITALTFRGPSESHLDNLVGQALFADGAGAVIVGADPDLETERPLFELVSASQTILPDSEGAIHGDLREAGLIIHVLKDVPELISKNIEKSLVDAFAPLGVDDWNSIFWIAHPGGPAILDQIEAKLGLEKEKMAAARQVLSEYGNMVSACVLFILDEMRRRSAEEGKATTGDGFNWGVLFGFGPGLTVETVVLHSKPINY; this comes from the exons ATGGCCAAAGTCCAGGAGATCCGACGGAGTCAACGGGCGGAGGGTCCGGCGGCGATTCTGGCCATCGGCACGGCCACTCCAGCCAACGTCGTCTACCAGGCTGATTACGCTGACAACTACTTCCGCATGACCAAGAGCGAGCACCTCACTGAGCTTAAGGAGAAGTTTAAAAGAATGT GCGACAAGTCGATGATACGGAAGCGATACATGCACCTGACTGAGGAGATGCTGAGGGAGAACCCGAATATGTGCGCGTACATGGAGCCGTCGCTGGACGAGCGGCAGGAAATCGTGGTGGTGGAGGTGCCGAAGCTGGGGAAGGAGGCGGCAGCGAAGGCCATCAAGGAATGGGGGCAGCCCAAATCCAAGATCACTCACCTCATCTTCTGCACCACCACCAGCGTAGACATGCCGGTCGCCGACTACCAGATCACCAAGCTCCTCGGTCTCCGCCCCTCGGTAAACCGCTACATGATGTACCAGCAAGGCTGCTTCGCCGCCGGCACCGTGCTCCGCCTAGCCAAGGACCTGGCGGAGAACAACCGCGGCGCGCGCGTGCTGGTGGTGTGCTCCGAGATCACGGCGTTGACGTTCCGCGGGCCGTCGGAGTCGCACCTGGACAACCTGGTGGGTCAGGCTCTGTTCGCGGACGGAGCAGGGGCGGTGATTGTCGGGGCGGACCCGGACCTGGAAACAGAGCGGCCTCTGTTCGAGCTGGTGTCGGCGAGCCAGACGATCCTGCCGGACTCGGAGGGAGCCATCCACGGGGACCTTCGGGAGGCGGGGCTCATCATCCACGTGCTCAAGGATGTGCCGGAGCTCATCTCCAAGAACATCGAGAAGAGCCTGGTGGATGCGTTTGCGCCGCTGGGAGTCGATGACTGGAACTCCATCTTCTGGATTGCCCACCCGGGGGGCCCCGCCATCCTGGACCAGATCGAAGCCAAGCTGGGGCTGGAGAAGGAGAAGATGGCGGCGGCGCGGCAGGTGCTCAGCGAGTACGGCAACATGGTCAGCGCCTGCGTTTTGTTCATTCTGGACGAAATGCGGCGCAGGTCGGCGGAGGAGGGGAAGGCCACCACCGGCGACGGCTTCAACTGGGGCGTCCTCTTCGGCTTCGGCCCTGGACTCACCGTCGAGACCGTCGTCTTGCACAGCAAGCCaatcaattattaa